In the genome of Natronorubrum sediminis, one region contains:
- a CDS encoding acyl-CoA dehydrogenase family protein: MDTTLPDEHRMIQETVRDFCEREIEPIAQEIEDEHRFPEEIFEELASLDMMGVPISEEYGGLGGDTLMYALVAEELGRVSGSIGLSYVAHTSLASKPIEHFGTKRQKERWLRPLAEGEYLGGWALTEPESGSDASSMNTTAHKAGDEWVLEGTKQFITNASEAGSILVKAVTDPEAGYDGISTFIVDPHEDDGFEVTTIWDKMGLNASPTCEIHLENVRLPEDRLLGEVGDGWTQTKKTLDGGRISIAALSTGLAQGAYDHAKAYSTEREQFGEPISKFDAIRDKIVDMHRKTERARLLTHRAARNYDDGHDVTRESALAKLDASEAAREVAEDAVQVLGGYGYTTDFAPQRFYRDAKLMEIGEGTSEIQHLVIGRELGL; this comes from the coding sequence ATGGACACGACGTTGCCCGACGAACACCGGATGATACAGGAGACCGTTCGGGACTTCTGTGAGCGTGAAATCGAGCCGATCGCACAGGAGATCGAAGACGAGCACCGGTTTCCCGAGGAAATTTTCGAGGAACTTGCCTCGCTCGATATGATGGGCGTGCCGATTTCCGAGGAGTACGGCGGACTCGGCGGCGATACGCTCATGTACGCACTGGTCGCTGAAGAGTTGGGACGGGTGTCGGGATCGATCGGGCTCTCCTACGTCGCCCACACGTCGTTAGCGTCCAAACCGATCGAACACTTCGGGACGAAACGCCAGAAGGAACGCTGGCTCCGCCCCCTCGCGGAGGGCGAGTATCTGGGCGGCTGGGCGCTGACGGAACCCGAAAGCGGCTCCGACGCCTCGAGCATGAACACCACTGCACACAAAGCGGGTGATGAGTGGGTGCTCGAGGGAACCAAGCAGTTCATCACTAACGCCTCCGAAGCCGGCTCGATCCTCGTCAAAGCGGTCACGGACCCCGAAGCGGGCTACGACGGTATCTCGACGTTCATCGTCGATCCGCACGAGGACGACGGCTTCGAGGTGACGACGATCTGGGACAAGATGGGCCTCAACGCCTCGCCGACCTGTGAAATTCACCTCGAGAACGTTCGCCTTCCCGAGGACCGACTGCTCGGCGAGGTGGGTGACGGCTGGACTCAGACGAAGAAAACCTTAGACGGCGGTCGAATCTCCATTGCCGCGCTCTCGACGGGGTTAGCACAGGGAGCGTACGACCACGCGAAAGCCTACAGTACAGAACGCGAGCAGTTCGGCGAGCCGATTTCGAAGTTCGACGCGATTCGAGACAAGATCGTCGACATGCACCGCAAGACCGAACGCGCACGGTTGCTCACCCACCGCGCTGCGCGGAACTACGACGACGGCCACGATGTGACGCGAGAGTCCGCCCTCGCGAAACTCGACGCCAGCGAGGCCGCTCGAGAAGTCGCCGAAGACGCCGTCCAGGTCTTAGGCGGGTACGGCTACACGACCGACTTCGCCCCCCAGCGATTCTACCGGGACGCGAAACTGATGGAAATCGGCGAAGGGACGAGTGAGATTCAACACCTCGTAATCGGTCGCGAACTGGGTCTTTGA
- a CDS encoding DUF7544 domain-containing protein, whose translation MDAIDDLSDALETTRNVLTPVSLGFWLKLAVVVFFVSSLGLGGPMLPGGDVGAILEEPTADEQGGEELEALEEDAPVDEILLALAILLVIGVVLWLIYAFIAGIMEFVFIETLRSSELNLRRYFGANLGNGVRLFLFRIGVLLAMGVLALGPALLLEVTGTGLEAASGGTFGIYLLYGIAVYLGYSIVQRFTSEFVAPIMLLEDRGVFSAWGRLWPTVTSNWTEYLVYLILVWVLSFAISLGVWFLISFGILALMIPFVIGFVLLVFLGEIGFVLMIPLGVLAFVSVLLFVALVWTPITTYFQYYALLVLGDTNDELDLIPDQRAAVRSGNGPQPPRDGTAGRGDTRRVDGAWGRDSSEGDEGSLWDDTDDSDPWGEPDDGDGTDDTNDRPSWDDAGVDDDRDRTGDEDESTDRDDDTRGW comes from the coding sequence ATGGACGCGATCGACGATCTCAGCGACGCACTCGAGACGACGCGGAACGTGTTGACTCCGGTGAGTCTTGGCTTCTGGCTCAAACTCGCGGTCGTCGTCTTCTTCGTCAGTTCCCTCGGCCTCGGCGGTCCGATGCTCCCGGGTGGTGACGTGGGTGCGATCCTCGAAGAGCCAACCGCCGACGAGCAGGGAGGCGAAGAACTCGAGGCCCTCGAAGAGGACGCCCCCGTCGATGAAATCTTGCTCGCATTGGCAATACTGCTCGTGATCGGGGTGGTCCTCTGGCTCATCTACGCGTTTATCGCTGGGATCATGGAATTCGTCTTCATCGAGACGTTGCGCTCGAGTGAACTCAATTTGCGGCGCTACTTCGGAGCGAATCTCGGAAACGGCGTGCGATTGTTCCTGTTTCGAATCGGCGTGTTGCTCGCGATGGGGGTGCTCGCCCTCGGACCAGCCCTCCTCCTCGAGGTGACGGGCACCGGACTCGAGGCCGCTTCGGGCGGAACGTTCGGTATCTACTTACTCTACGGCATCGCCGTCTATCTGGGCTATTCGATCGTCCAGCGCTTTACGAGCGAGTTCGTCGCGCCGATCATGCTCCTCGAGGATCGTGGCGTCTTCAGTGCCTGGGGGCGACTGTGGCCGACCGTCACGTCGAACTGGACGGAGTACCTGGTCTATCTCATTCTCGTCTGGGTGCTCTCGTTCGCGATTTCACTTGGCGTGTGGTTCCTGATCTCCTTCGGTATCCTCGCCCTGATGATCCCCTTCGTCATCGGCTTCGTACTGTTGGTGTTCCTGGGCGAGATCGGGTTCGTCCTCATGATACCGCTCGGCGTCCTCGCGTTCGTGTCGGTGCTGTTGTTCGTCGCGCTCGTCTGGACGCCGATCACGACGTACTTCCAGTACTACGCGCTGCTCGTCCTCGGTGACACGAACGACGAACTCGACCTCATCCCCGACCAGCGCGCCGCCGTTCGCTCCGGAAACGGCCCACAGCCGCCCCGTGATGGAACTGCGGGTCGAGGGGACACCCGACGCGTCGACGGCGCGTGGGGACGCGACTCGAGTGAGGGCGACGAGGGAAGCCTCTGGGACGATACTGACGACTCGGACCCATGGGGTGAACCAGACGACGGCGACGGCACAGACGACACCAACGATAGGCCGTCGTGGGACGACGCTGGCGTCGACGACGACCGAGATCGCACTGGTGACGAGGACGAATCGACCGACCGTGACGATGACACGCGCGGCTGGTAA
- a CDS encoding RIO1 family regulatory kinase/ATPase domain-containing protein, translating to MDIRRLARGSVEWDRLERVIQTLADRYDREEVRVEFLEADNWLSTPCVIDEEWFVKIVSRQNALVHAVLTTGRNVGAVSAGTGGFFGRFDTPREMVEHEYEATERMREIGINAPRPIDAFEVNGLGVLVLEYLPEFRSLDDAPDWLVTERAPELFSMLATFRDHGMAHGDLRAENILLFEDEFYVIDATNVHDDRVDETTAYDLACALAILEPRIGARDSVRAAAMVYDPDELLSARRFLDFIRMRPDHEFDAATLRSELERAADLGRR from the coding sequence ATGGATATCCGCCGGCTCGCACGAGGAAGCGTCGAGTGGGATCGCCTCGAGCGCGTGATCCAGACGCTGGCGGATCGGTACGACCGCGAGGAAGTCCGCGTCGAGTTTCTCGAGGCTGACAACTGGCTCTCGACGCCCTGTGTCATCGACGAGGAGTGGTTCGTCAAGATCGTCTCTCGGCAAAACGCCCTCGTCCACGCGGTGTTGACGACCGGGCGAAACGTCGGGGCGGTCTCCGCAGGGACTGGCGGCTTCTTTGGCCGGTTCGACACGCCTCGCGAGATGGTCGAACACGAGTACGAGGCGACCGAACGGATGCGCGAAATCGGGATTAACGCGCCCAGACCGATCGACGCCTTCGAGGTCAACGGGCTGGGCGTGCTCGTTCTCGAGTATCTCCCGGAGTTTCGCTCGTTAGACGACGCGCCGGACTGGCTCGTCACCGAACGCGCGCCGGAGCTGTTCTCGATGCTAGCGACGTTCCGGGATCACGGCATGGCACACGGTGACCTCCGTGCGGAGAACATCTTGCTCTTCGAGGACGAGTTCTACGTCATCGACGCGACGAACGTCCACGACGACCGCGTCGACGAGACCACCGCCTACGATCTCGCGTGCGCCCTCGCCATCCTCGAGCCCCGAATCGGTGCCCGCGACTCCGTTCGCGCGGCCGCGATGGTCTACGATCCCGACGAGTTGCTCTCCGCGCGGCGATTCCTCGATTTCATCCGAATGCGCCCCGATCACGAGTTCGACGCCGCGACGCTCAGAAGCGAACTCGAGCGAGCGGCGGACCTCGGTCGTCGATAA
- a CDS encoding aldehyde dehydrogenase family protein, producing MSQQATTQVHGHYIGGEWTDDSSTSHSEEAEHFESRNPATGESLATFQRGTADDVDATLEAAEGAFEEWRSLSYIDRAEYLWDIYHELRERHDELGEIVSKECGKEISEGKADVTEAWHMVEWAAGNARHPHGDVVPSEVAGKDAYMRRKPRGVIGCITPWNFPVAIPFWHMAIALVEGNTVVWKPAEQTPWCGQIIAEMFEDAGIPDGVFNMVQGYGDAGAAITDDDRVDTVLFTGSAEVGHEISGKVGGEAGKLAACEMGGKNGIVVTEAADLDVAVHSAIMSSFKTTGQRCVSSERLIVHTDVYDEFKARFVDIAEDIAVGDPLAEDTFMGPVIEADHVEKIRRHNELAVEEGGEVLVDRFELGEDEIPDGHGDGTATAGDGERTDGFANGHWVGPFVYEIDYESDLRCLNEECFGPHVALVEYDGDIDRALEIHNDTPYGLAGAIISEDYRQLNAFRDRAEIGLAYANLPCIGAEVQLPFGGVKKSGNGYPSAREAIEAVTERTAWTINNADDIEMAQGLSADITTTDD from the coding sequence ATGAGTCAGCAAGCCACGACACAGGTACACGGTCACTACATCGGCGGGGAGTGGACGGACGACTCGAGTACCTCCCACTCAGAGGAGGCTGAGCACTTCGAGAGTCGAAACCCGGCGACGGGCGAATCGCTCGCGACCTTCCAGCGCGGAACGGCGGACGACGTCGACGCCACGCTCGAGGCCGCCGAGGGGGCCTTCGAGGAGTGGCGGTCCTTATCGTACATCGACCGCGCGGAGTACCTCTGGGACATCTACCACGAACTCCGCGAGCGCCACGACGAGTTAGGAGAAATCGTCTCGAAGGAGTGTGGCAAGGAGATCTCGGAGGGGAAAGCCGACGTGACCGAGGCCTGGCACATGGTCGAGTGGGCTGCCGGTAACGCTCGCCACCCTCACGGCGACGTCGTTCCGAGCGAGGTCGCGGGCAAGGACGCCTACATGCGCCGCAAGCCCCGCGGTGTCATCGGCTGTATCACGCCGTGGAACTTCCCCGTCGCGATTCCCTTCTGGCACATGGCCATCGCACTGGTCGAGGGCAACACCGTCGTCTGGAAACCCGCCGAGCAGACGCCGTGGTGTGGCCAGATTATCGCCGAGATGTTCGAGGACGCCGGCATTCCCGACGGCGTGTTCAACATGGTCCAGGGCTACGGCGACGCCGGCGCGGCGATTACCGACGACGACCGCGTCGACACCGTTCTCTTCACCGGCTCCGCCGAAGTCGGCCACGAAATCTCGGGTAAAGTTGGCGGCGAAGCGGGCAAACTCGCCGCCTGCGAGATGGGCGGCAAGAACGGCATCGTCGTCACCGAAGCAGCCGACCTCGACGTCGCGGTCCACTCGGCGATCATGTCGAGTTTCAAGACGACCGGCCAGCGCTGCGTTTCCTCAGAGCGACTGATCGTTCACACCGACGTCTACGACGAGTTCAAAGCGCGATTCGTCGACATCGCAGAAGATATCGCCGTCGGCGACCCGCTCGCGGAAGACACGTTCATGGGGCCAGTGATCGAGGCTGACCACGTCGAGAAGATCCGCCGGCACAACGAACTGGCCGTCGAAGAAGGTGGCGAGGTGCTCGTCGATCGGTTCGAACTCGGCGAGGACGAGATTCCCGACGGTCACGGAGACGGGACAGCCACTGCTGGCGACGGTGAGCGAACCGATGGCTTCGCGAACGGCCACTGGGTTGGCCCGTTCGTCTACGAAATCGACTACGAGTCTGACCTGCGTTGTTTGAACGAGGAGTGTTTCGGCCCACACGTCGCCCTCGTCGAGTACGACGGCGACATCGACCGCGCACTCGAGATTCACAACGACACCCCCTACGGCCTCGCGGGTGCGATTATCTCCGAAGACTACCGGCAGTTGAACGCGTTCCGAGATCGGGCGGAAATCGGCCTCGCGTACGCGAACCTCCCGTGTATCGGCGCGGAGGTGCAGTTACCCTTTGGCGGCGTGAAGAAGTCCGGAAACGGCTATCCGAGCGCCCGAGAGGCTATCGAGGCCGTCACCGAGCGAACGGCCTGGACGATCAACAACGCCGACGACATCGAGATGGCACAGGGACTCTCGGCCGACATTACGACGACCGACGACTAA
- the glmU gene encoding bifunctional sugar-1-phosphate nucleotidylyltransferase/acetyltransferase, with the protein MKAVVLAAGQGTRIRPLSHSVPKPMLPVADRPLVAHTIDAAIDAGADEIVLVIGYEADTVHEYFGPEYRGVPVSYAVQTEQAGTADAVNAASEHLDGPFAVLNGDNLYDPAAIAQLFEQCPAVCAIEVDDPRNYGVLSTDGDSVSGIVEKPADPPTNLANAGAYAFPEAARKWLEVPESDRGEHEITDVLATVIDEFDVSPVTLSRWLDVGRPWELLEANEWKLSVLERRIDGDVSDDAHLEGDVVVEPGATIKPGVVIDGPALIRSGATVGPNAYVRGATLIDEGAKVGHAAEVKNSVLSRDASVSHLSYVGDSVLGRDVNLGAGTNVANLRHDDAAIEFTVKGERVSTGRRKFGIVAGDDVKTGINSSLTPGLKLSPGATTNPGETVNRDR; encoded by the coding sequence ATGAAAGCAGTCGTTCTTGCGGCTGGGCAGGGCACGCGTATTCGACCACTCTCTCATTCGGTCCCGAAACCAATGTTGCCGGTCGCTGACCGGCCGCTCGTCGCCCACACGATCGACGCTGCAATCGACGCCGGCGCGGACGAAATCGTCCTCGTCATCGGCTACGAAGCCGATACCGTCCACGAGTACTTCGGCCCAGAATATCGCGGTGTTCCCGTCTCCTATGCGGTTCAGACTGAACAGGCAGGCACGGCAGACGCCGTCAACGCTGCCAGCGAACACCTCGATGGCCCCTTCGCCGTCTTGAACGGCGACAACCTCTACGATCCGGCCGCGATCGCCCAACTCTTCGAACAGTGTCCGGCCGTCTGTGCCATCGAGGTCGACGACCCGCGAAACTACGGCGTCCTCAGCACCGACGGCGACTCGGTCTCCGGCATCGTCGAGAAGCCGGCAGATCCGCCGACGAACCTCGCCAACGCGGGGGCGTACGCATTTCCCGAGGCGGCGCGCAAGTGGCTCGAGGTCCCCGAAAGCGACCGGGGCGAACACGAGATCACGGACGTGCTCGCGACGGTGATAGACGAGTTCGACGTCAGCCCCGTCACGCTCTCACGCTGGCTCGACGTCGGTCGCCCCTGGGAACTGCTCGAGGCCAACGAGTGGAAACTCTCCGTCCTCGAGCGACGCATCGACGGTGACGTGAGCGACGACGCCCACCTCGAGGGTGACGTCGTCGTCGAGCCGGGTGCAACGATCAAACCCGGCGTCGTCATCGACGGGCCCGCGTTGATCCGCTCGGGTGCAACCGTCGGGCCCAACGCGTACGTTCGCGGCGCAACGCTGATCGACGAAGGTGCCAAAGTCGGCCACGCCGCGGAAGTGAAAAACAGCGTGCTCTCACGCGACGCGTCGGTCAGTCACCTCTCGTACGTCGGCGACAGCGTCCTCGGACGCGACGTCAACCTCGGCGCGGGAACGAACGTCGCGAACCTGCGACACGACGATGCAGCTATCGAGTTTACCGTCAAGGGCGAACGCGTCTCGACGGGCCGCCGAAAGTTCGGAATCGTCGCCGGTGACGACGTCAAGACGGGTATCAACTCAAGTCTCACGCCGGGGCTAAAACTCTCACCCGGAGCGACGACGAATCCTGGCGAAACGGTCAACCGCGACCGATAG
- a CDS encoding metal-dependent hydrolase, translating into MWPLGHVAVAYLCYAIATRVRFDARPPAIPVIILVFGSQFPDLVDKPLAWYVGVIPTGRTLAHSLFTIVPLSLAAYGLARAYNRREYGVAFAIGALSHVIVDAVPALWGEEGSADHLLWPVVGVEEYEQGPPTITALLHDSLTDPYFLSEFVFAALAFVLWRRHGYPGLGPLQRTLERVTGHQREPRRDELE; encoded by the coding sequence ATGTGGCCACTTGGACACGTCGCCGTTGCCTATCTCTGTTACGCGATTGCGACTCGCGTTCGCTTCGATGCGCGGCCACCAGCGATTCCAGTCATTATTCTCGTCTTTGGGAGTCAGTTTCCGGATCTCGTCGACAAACCGCTGGCGTGGTACGTCGGCGTTATTCCGACCGGGCGGACGCTCGCACACTCGCTGTTCACGATCGTCCCGCTTTCACTCGCAGCGTACGGACTCGCTCGAGCGTACAACCGTCGCGAGTACGGCGTTGCCTTCGCCATCGGTGCGCTCTCACACGTTATCGTTGATGCCGTCCCAGCCCTCTGGGGCGAAGAAGGGAGTGCCGACCACCTCCTCTGGCCGGTTGTCGGCGTCGAGGAGTACGAGCAGGGGCCGCCGACTATCACGGCCCTTCTCCACGACTCGCTGACCGATCCGTACTTTCTCTCGGAGTTCGTCTTCGCTGCACTCGCGTTCGTCCTCTGGCGACGACACGGCTATCCCGGCCTCGGGCCGCTACAACGTACCCTCGAGCGAGTGACGGGCCACCAACGTGAGCCTCGCCGCGACGAACTCGAGTGA
- a CDS encoding HVO_0758 family zinc finger protein, with translation MKSIRKALREGELDKDTYDRLVCGECEQPLKTENDPDKISTLRICPDCDDTWKEIR, from the coding sequence ATGAAATCGATCCGAAAGGCACTTCGCGAGGGTGAACTCGATAAAGATACCTACGATAGACTGGTCTGTGGCGAGTGTGAACAGCCACTGAAGACCGAAAACGACCCGGATAAGATCTCCACGCTTCGGATCTGTCCGGATTGTGATGATACTTGGAAGGAGATTCGGTAG
- a CDS encoding glycosyltransferase family protein, translating into MEYVQERIATLHEFGGSARDPARNDVADTTAAMAETAVVVPMTDREHESPAAERVLEELESLTPAPAAVIVPVRADADSIGPVREWLESFSLPIQVLWCNSPAMESRLAAAGVPPGAGKGRDVWLALGPATTAAEFVVVHDADARSYDASHVHRLLAPLTMGFSFSKGYYARIEDEQLYGRLFRLFYTPLVRTLADEHDEDILAYLDSFRYALAGEFAARSDLARQLRAPRAWGLEVGTLGDAFDAAGFDGTAQVDLGRHEHDHRGVSGETGLEGMSREVASELLRVVEERGVDPDYETLQERFLATGERLVGQYRADAAFNGLAYDPASERDQLARYAESITSPGPDRRLPRWVDAPFDATEVLKATQPWRTDQRSERRQLGRVDGSAQD; encoded by the coding sequence ATGGAGTACGTCCAGGAGCGAATCGCGACGCTCCACGAATTCGGTGGCTCGGCGCGCGACCCGGCGCGCAACGATGTCGCCGACACGACGGCGGCGATGGCCGAGACGGCCGTTGTCGTCCCGATGACCGACCGCGAGCACGAGAGTCCTGCGGCCGAACGCGTGCTCGAGGAACTCGAGTCACTGACACCAGCGCCGGCGGCCGTCATCGTCCCCGTTCGCGCCGACGCCGACAGTATCGGCCCGGTTCGGGAGTGGCTCGAGTCGTTCTCGCTCCCAATCCAGGTGCTCTGGTGTAATTCGCCCGCGATGGAATCGCGGCTGGCGGCGGCCGGCGTACCGCCAGGTGCGGGCAAAGGACGCGACGTCTGGCTGGCGCTTGGCCCCGCCACGACAGCGGCGGAGTTCGTCGTCGTCCACGACGCCGACGCCCGGAGCTACGACGCCTCGCACGTCCACCGACTGCTCGCCCCGCTGACGATGGGGTTCTCGTTCTCGAAGGGCTACTACGCTCGAATCGAGGATGAACAGCTCTACGGTCGACTTTTCCGCCTCTTTTACACGCCACTCGTGCGGACGCTCGCGGACGAACACGACGAGGATATTCTGGCGTATCTGGATTCGTTTCGCTACGCCCTCGCGGGGGAGTTCGCCGCGCGTTCGGACCTCGCGCGGCAACTTCGCGCCCCGCGAGCGTGGGGGCTCGAGGTTGGAACGCTCGGCGACGCGTTCGACGCTGCCGGATTCGACGGAACCGCACAGGTCGACCTCGGCCGACACGAACACGACCATCGCGGCGTCTCCGGCGAGACCGGACTCGAGGGGATGAGCCGCGAAGTCGCCAGCGAACTGTTGCGCGTCGTCGAGGAACGCGGCGTCGACCCCGACTACGAGACGCTCCAGGAGCGGTTTCTCGCGACTGGTGAGCGACTGGTCGGTCAGTATCGCGCCGACGCTGCCTTCAACGGTCTCGCGTACGATCCGGCGAGCGAGCGAGACCAACTCGCGCGATACGCCGAGTCGATCACGTCGCCAGGGCCGGACCGCCGGCTGCCGCGCTGGGTGGACGCGCCGTTCGACGCGACGGAGGTACTCAAGGCGACACAGCCCTGGCGAACGGACCAGCGGTCCGAACGACGCCAACTCGGGCGCGTCGACGGCAGCGCACAAGACTAA
- a CDS encoding DUF7109 family protein, giving the protein MNATADELAGVVDLFGALTRPELERALSEAAYRADGRSLDESALETAIDDAIESFALVRHEQRGNEAETTLLVAGPTAFPSVPAHAEDVPHILDVDRRRLDRDALGETAREQFLETVETATENPDDADLEELIDISYDVEAWAPVDLANERDQLEASLE; this is encoded by the coding sequence ATGAACGCGACCGCCGACGAACTCGCCGGCGTGGTCGACCTCTTCGGCGCGTTAACTCGCCCCGAACTCGAGCGGGCGCTCTCGGAAGCCGCCTATCGGGCCGACGGTCGATCGCTCGACGAATCGGCCCTCGAAACGGCCATCGACGACGCCATCGAGTCGTTTGCGCTGGTTCGCCACGAGCAACGCGGAAACGAGGCTGAGACGACGTTGCTGGTCGCGGGTCCGACGGCGTTTCCGTCGGTGCCGGCCCACGCCGAAGACGTCCCACACATCCTCGACGTCGACCGACGACGACTCGACCGCGACGCACTCGGCGAGACTGCCCGCGAGCAGTTCCTCGAGACCGTCGAGACGGCGACCGAGAATCCGGACGACGCGGATCTCGAGGAACTGATCGACATCAGCTACGACGTCGAAGCGTGGGCCCCGGTCGACCTCGCGAACGAACGCGACCAACTGGAGGCGTCACTCGAGTGA
- a CDS encoding NUDIX hydrolase → MTQTTLTLEPVTNHEPLEIDDQEYDAAVLAPIVERDGEDHLLFTRRSDDLGEHPGQMSFPGGGAEPVDETILETALRESHEEIGLEPHEVEIVGRLDDIRTVSEYAVTPFVGHVPDREYERDGYEVAEIVVLPLSGLLDPANYEYEHRDHPYYGDMVIHYFHVDGYTVWGATGRMLVQLLELATDFDASERVDRTE, encoded by the coding sequence GTGACCCAGACGACACTAACGCTCGAGCCCGTCACGAACCACGAACCGCTCGAGATCGACGACCAGGAGTACGACGCCGCCGTCCTCGCCCCCATCGTCGAACGCGACGGTGAGGACCACCTGCTGTTTACGCGGCGATCGGACGACCTCGGCGAGCACCCTGGCCAGATGAGCTTTCCGGGCGGGGGTGCCGAACCAGTCGACGAAACTATCCTCGAGACCGCGCTTCGAGAGTCTCACGAAGAGATCGGACTCGAGCCCCACGAGGTCGAAATCGTCGGCCGGTTAGACGACATTCGAACGGTTTCCGAGTACGCCGTCACGCCGTTCGTCGGCCACGTGCCAGACCGTGAGTACGAACGCGACGGCTACGAGGTTGCCGAAATCGTCGTCTTGCCGCTGTCCGGTCTCCTCGATCCGGCGAATTACGAGTACGAGCACCGCGATCACCCCTACTACGGCGACATGGTTATCCACTACTTCCACGTCGACGGCTACACCGTCTGGGGCGCGACGGGCCGAATGCTCGTCCAGTTACTCGAGTTGGCGACCGATTTCGACGCGTCCGAGCGAGTCGACCGAACCGAGTGA
- a CDS encoding DUF502 domain-containing protein, whose product MSSLKGDFGRGLIVVGPVLVTLAILYILYSFIARFTPAVLINADVLGVFLPGINEFVLAQLAALLRVLTFVALLCLAMYGIGQTTDTTTGEVLEGIVDYLANRVPLIRVIYNASKTATETALGAGDTLQTPVRLETWNGLRMTAFKTGRTTTDGRVLLFLPTSPNITTGFVLEVSPNEITELDETVEEALTRVVSAGFGDADRAEADIDELSLSVVGEMEIERGPGKK is encoded by the coding sequence ATGAGTTCGCTGAAAGGGGATTTCGGCCGGGGGCTGATCGTCGTTGGACCCGTCCTCGTGACGCTCGCCATCCTCTACATCCTCTACTCGTTCATCGCGCGGTTCACGCCTGCCGTCCTCATCAACGCCGACGTACTCGGCGTGTTCCTCCCTGGCATTAACGAGTTCGTCCTCGCCCAACTCGCCGCGTTGCTTCGCGTCCTGACGTTCGTTGCCCTCCTCTGTCTGGCGATGTACGGAATCGGACAGACGACGGACACGACGACTGGCGAGGTCCTCGAGGGAATCGTCGACTATCTCGCCAACCGCGTCCCCCTCATTCGAGTTATCTACAACGCGTCGAAAACTGCCACCGAAACGGCCCTCGGCGCGGGCGATACGCTTCAGACGCCCGTCAGGCTCGAGACGTGGAACGGACTACGGATGACGGCGTTCAAGACGGGCCGCACGACGACCGACGGTCGCGTCTTGCTCTTTTTGCCCACCTCACCGAACATCACGACCGGGTTCGTCCTCGAGGTCTCACCCAACGAAATAACTGAACTCGACGAAACCGTCGAGGAAGCGCTCACTCGAGTCGTCAGCGCCGGATTCGGTGATGCCGATCGAGCGGAGGCGGACATCGACGAACTCTCCCTGTCCGTCGTTGGCGAGATGGAGATCGAACGGGGTCCAGGAAAGAAATAA
- a CDS encoding DUF7388 family protein yields MLTEHTVARAGLDAIALKPTECAVETARALPVDTLAIDYEGREHVPAAETLRALSREGSVYLTTPVRADGFDPLGDDSLWTDVPDAVSRILVAGHPAYLTETERERAVAPRFGRALESDPDAWVGTESVERIAMATGATQYDLLSRTTEQELQALRTAGFGGEIAVYAPTVLTTDDDAILDAVGEYVARRRPVSRELPDGAATDSSASARAREVLLAAATEYALVGSPEAVGERVERLRDSGATTVVGYPAQGLESLRS; encoded by the coding sequence ATGTTGACCGAACACACCGTCGCCCGCGCCGGTCTGGATGCAATCGCGCTGAAGCCAACCGAATGTGCCGTCGAAACGGCCAGAGCACTTCCAGTCGACACGCTCGCAATCGACTACGAGGGCCGAGAGCACGTCCCCGCCGCTGAGACGCTGCGCGCTCTCTCCCGTGAGGGGTCCGTCTACCTCACGACGCCCGTCCGTGCCGACGGGTTCGATCCGCTCGGAGACGACTCGCTCTGGACGGACGTCCCCGACGCAGTCAGTCGAATTCTCGTCGCCGGCCACCCTGCCTACCTCACCGAGACGGAGCGAGAGCGAGCCGTCGCTCCCCGATTTGGTCGCGCCCTCGAGTCAGATCCGGACGCCTGGGTCGGCACCGAGAGCGTCGAACGAATCGCCATGGCGACGGGCGCGACCCAGTACGATCTCCTCTCGCGGACGACCGAACAGGAACTCCAAGCCCTCCGCACGGCAGGCTTCGGCGGCGAGATTGCAGTCTACGCCCCGACGGTGTTGACGACGGACGACGACGCGATTCTCGATGCCGTCGGCGAGTACGTCGCCCGTCGCCGACCGGTCTCCCGGGAACTTCCCGACGGCGCAGCGACCGACTCGAGTGCGAGCGCTCGCGCACGTGAGGTCTTGCTCGCGGCCGCCACGGAGTACGCGCTCGTCGGCTCCCCGGAGGCGGTCGGCGAACGGGTCGAGCGACTTCGCGACTCCGGGGCGACCACCGTCGTCGGCTATCCGGCACAGGGCCTCGAGTCGCTTCGCTCGTGA